TTATTTTTCATCAATTCCTAATTCATTCTCCAAAAATCCCCAAATCCGGCTCAACCGTTCCACATTCACCTTAGGATTTTCACCAATCTTTTCAAGAAGTCCTAATTCCTTCATTCGTTCAATAGCATTGATTTCGTCTTCATTCAAATTCAAATTATCAGAAATAGAATAATAAGCAGTATGCTGAGGAGAATCTATTTTTCCTAACAAATAATCAATGGATACCTGAAAGAAGTCGGCAATTTTATATAGTGTTTCTAAAGAAGGCTCGTTTCTGCCTTGTTCATAATAACCATAACCACTTGCTGAAACATTCAGCTTTTTGGCTATTTCTTCCTGACTATATCCATG
The nucleotide sequence above comes from Oceanobacillus timonensis. Encoded proteins:
- a CDS encoding helix-turn-helix domain-containing protein encodes the protein MDIFSERIIDLRIEHGYSQEEIAKKLNVSASGYGYYEQGRNEPSLETLYKIADFFQVSIDYLLGKIDSPQHTAYYSISDNLNLNEDEINAIERMKELGLLEKIGENPKVNVERLSRIWGFLENELGIDEK